The genomic region TGGCCGGCCTCCCACCCACGTCCGCCCTCCGGTGACGGAGCGCGCAGCAGCTGTGGCTGGGAAGGGCTGCCCACGACCCCCTCTCTTTTAAGCAAAGCCCGGGCGTTCTCAGGACCCGGGTCGGCCCGTCGATCCGGCCCAcctgggagaaggcaggggtccgggggcagagctgggggaggggcggggagggccggcactgtcccccagccctggtccccttccttccctcactcCCCCAGTCTCTGGGGAGACTCGGGGTGGGGGAgactcggggtgggggggtgtctcTGAGCAAGCTCTCCTCTTAGTTTGACCCCTACCACCTGCGCGTGCAGAAGCCCCCTTTTCGCAAGTTACAGGCAAGGAAACGGCCCACAGAGGCCCCGGGGCATGCCCCCCGCCACACAGCCGGTCCGAAGCAGAACCCGAGGAGCAGCTCTGCCCCCAGGACTGAGCCTCCTGGCCCCTCGGGGACTCCTCGTTGGGGCCAGGCAGGCCTCGGCGGCGCTCTCGACTGCCCGGGGGGCTGCCCACCCCGCAGCCCGGCCGGCTCGCGTCCCCAcgccgcccggcccggccccgcagGTGCCCGCAGCCCCCTCCCCGCTTCCTGTCCCCCGCCCGCTCTGATTCCCAGCCTCAGTACCCCGGCACGCTCTCCGCTCCCCGCCAGCAGCTGGGCAATTCACCGAGCATACAAAAGAGTTGACTCAATTCAAAGGCAGCGAATCAAGATAAATCCTATAGTGTGTGGGGACCGGAGAGGGATGTGAATGAACGCCCACGGCACAGGCGACTCCTATAGGGGCTGACTGACCCCCTCCCCCAGCGCCGCTGGGCGCAGAAGGTCAGCCAGGACCTGCGGAGTGGACGCCAAGGTGCCTCCCCTCCAGTGGGGACTTAAGGAGGCAGTGCTTTGTGGGGCTCTGCCAGGCTAGAAAGGGGCTGCTAGAGCGAAGCCAGCGTGGCCGGTGGTGGGGACCGAGCCCTGGGGAGTGCTGTGTCCAGAAACCTGTCACAGCCCCGAGGATCAGGGTGAGGCCCAGGGAAGGAGGCTGCTGGGCCGCGGGGGCATCTGAGCTGCATCCCTTCGCCTTCGGCTGCCCCTGCCTGGACCCTCGCCCCGCAGGCCCCAGGCCAAGGCCAGGCTCCGGGCTCTCCCCGTAGACACAGCAAGCCTCAGATATGCTCAGCAAGGGCTGAGGAACAAGAGAGCAGGCCGGCTGGGGAGAGggctcccctcctgcctcagaGCCTCCCCAACTCCAGCTGCAGGGGGGCTGGGGAGAGCCTCCCCGGGGACACCGGTCACTCCTGGAAGCTCTGAGAAATCGGCCTCCCGGCCTCTGGCCTCACCGGCCCCGGGCAGTGAATGCAGGGGAGCGGGGCTCCAGTGTGTCCTTCCCCAGGCCAGCCCCTGCCAGCAGGTGACTGATGCCTGTTTCTGGCcggtccccccaccccagcaagcAGCTGTGGCTCAGGAAGGATGGGGTTGGCTTGGGAGGGGCCGCCCCAGAATGCCAGGGACGGAGCTAGGGCCAGTCAGAGTTACAGAACAGCCTCCTGCTGCTCCCCAGGCCTGGGGGCTATGAGCCCATTTCTCAGGCGAGCAAGCCGAGGCCAGAGCGcccgccccagccctgccccattGCCAGGCGAGTATTTGTCTGCCCAGGGTCAGGGCTCTGCGGAGGGGCCGGGAGAGTCCAGGCTCCGCACAGGGGGAGGTCCCCGAGCCAGCTGCGCAGGGAGCGAACCCCAGAGTTGCGGGCGCAGGGGATTGCCGGTGGGGCTGAGGGGAAGCATGAGGTCCCGGCCACTGACGCCCTCagcgccccacccccgccccggcgGAGGCCGCCCCTCAGGGCCACGACCTCTCCGCCGAGTCTCAGCTCGGTCGCCCCTCCCCCGAGCTCGCGCGCATGGCCGCCTGCGTGTAAGTCATTAATTCTGTTCCAGAGGCGCCGGCTCCGCGGCGAGGACTTCTGTCAGCGACCCCACACCGCGCTCCacgccccctgccccacccccagccccagagcGGGTGAGGGGTGGACGCGGAGGCGGCTCCTCGCTCGCCGAGGCTGGGAGACCGCTGGAGCGCGGCGCAGAAGCGCTGGAGGGCGGCGGGGTCCCCGAGTttccggcgggggcggggcccgaGGCCCGCCCTGGGGACAAAGAGCCCCAGGCTGCCTGGGGGCTGGATGCGGCGGACGGGGAGAAGAAGCAAGTACCCCGTGTCCTCCGTCCCCCAGATCAAGCTGGGACCTGAATGTTGGggtgggtggagtgggagggaggacaGAACCCTCCTGGGCCTTGCGGGTGCGTGCAGGCGACGCTGCAGGGGGGCCCACCGGGGCGTCGCCTCTTCCCCGAACGCGAGGCTGTAGCTACACCCCAAAACCCTCTCGGAAGCTTCGCGGGTCCCCTTTACTCTCCACAGTCCAGCCGGCCGCTCGCCGCGACCACCGCACGCCCCCCGCCGCTCAGATGGGGCGGGGGGGATGGACCCGCGTCAGTGGGTCGGGAGGGAATTCCCGCTCAGCGGCGACAGTCGGGCCCGGGGACCCCACGCCCCGCCAGCGGGGAGGGCTCCGTTGAGGACGGTGCTAGCATCGCGCCGGTCTGGGCGGCCACAGGCCACACGGTGCAGTTTGGGAAGAAAGTTGGGGGCGACACCCAGAGACCAGACAGTCAAGAAGGAGGGACGAGCAGGGGGCGTGGAGGCAAGAGCGGCAGGGTGGGGAGGCTGAGAGCCGCGCGCCGGGGTCCCGCCACACCCCGGCCCCGGCTTCCGGCGGAGAGGCTCGGGGCAGAGGCGCCTGGGGATCGCCTGGAGCCGGGTCCCTCGCGGGAGAGCGGCCGCGGCCGGCGGAACCAGGAGACccggtggggtgaggtgggggcgggggtcctGTAACGCCCGCTCCGAGCAAGGCTCACCCCACGCCGGCCGTGAGAGGGCTGGGCACCCTCGGTCCGCTCCCTGCCCGCCCTCGACTACAAGATGGGGTTCCTGACGGTTCCTGATGGGGGGGCGGTCTCCGCATGAACTTGGGGCGCCGCGGATACCACTGCTCCCTAGCAAGCAAGACCACCCTGTTACCCCATCCCTGCCTATCCCTCCCTTCCTGCTTACAATGCTCAGGAAAGTTTCGGGGTCCCCGCGGCGCCTCCTAGCCCGAGGGGTCCAGAGTCCCGGGCCTTCGGGTCGCGGCGTCGGGGAGGGAAGTTTGTCCGGCCGGTGCCCGGCAACTGCTAACTTCGGGTGCGACCGCCTCGGCACCCGAGAGCGGGGCGGCGAGGACCGGCGGAAACAACGCTCCATAACCAAGCCCCACTGGCGGGAGACTCGGCCCCGGCGAGGACGCTCAGGGCAGGGCTAGGGGACTGGGGAGACAGCCTCTGGGGACCCCGCGCACGCCCCCACTGCCTCCGGGGAGAGCCTCTTCTCCACCTCCCCCAGGGGCGGGGAGCTGCTGGCCCTGCAGCCGCGGGAGAAAGGACCCCCGAACCGCTGCCCCGcgcagcccccgcccccaccatccCCTTCCTACCTGCTCTCGGTTGTGGGCCCGGGGCTGGAGGCACCGTCACAGGAGAGCGCAGCGCGCGCGCCCAGGTCCCTggagcgcggcggcggcggcggcggcttcccctccttcctccagctcTTCCTCCGCCGGCCTCGCTGGCTCCAGACAGCTCTCCTCCCCCTAGcgccctgcctgcccctcccggAGCCCGCCGGGCTGGGCTCGGCCTGCGACGGGGAGCGGAGCGGAGCCGGCGGGAGCCGGGCTGCGGCGCTCACTGCGTCAAGCGCTGGGCGAgcgcggggcggcggcggcggagacCGCGCGCGGCGAGCCCGGGGCCGGCCGGACAGGCGGGGCAGCGGCGGCTCCGGCTCCGGTTCCTCTGGCTCCGGCGCGGGCGCGGTGGTGGCGGCCGCGGCCGCGCCGAGGTTGTAGCACATTCTTTCTGAGCGTGATCGAAGATCTCGTGTGGGAGCCGGAGCggggagggctggaggaggggcggGGGACGCGGGCGGGGGCGGCCGGAGGGGCGGGCGGCGGTGTAGCTCCAGCCCGTCGATGGACTGGGGGTGTCCGAAGGGTGAGGCGGGCGGGGAGTCGAGCAGGCTGCGGGGCGGCGTGGGCAGCCCAGAGGCGTCTTCGCCCCCCTCCTTCTGGCTAGCCCTGCGCGCCCCTGCCCTCGCCCCAGGCCACCGTTAGAACAGAGGCCCCCGAAGGTCTAGGAGTCGGGACGCCGGGTGGCGATGGGAGGTGGGCACCTGGGCGGAAACGAGAGCGCGCGTGCGGGCACTGCCGTGAGCACACACACCGGGAACCGCGTGGAAGTTGACCCGAAGTCAGACCCTGTGTGGGCGCGCGCGTCCGCGAGTGCAATTGCTCTGCCCGCTGGGGCGCGCGTTTCCGGGGTGGGGAGGGCGCTGcacttggtgggggtgggggcgagaGGGTGGTCGCCCCCGAAGGACTTGCTCTCCCCTAGATCGCTGACCCCCACTAACCCTCCCGGGGCTCAGCGCCGCCCTCCCCACTTTCGGcgggggggagggaggcagggccggggagggatgtgggaccagccaggctccttcGATTCCCGGAAGGTTCGGTTTAGAGGATTTTCCTCCCACGGATCCCTTTCTCTTCGTTCGCCTCCCGAATCCCCGGGGGGCTGCAACCGCTCGGCCGGCCTATAGGCTGGGTTCTACATCCGCAGCCTCTCGGTGGCCCCGCGCCCACTCCCGGCGTATACCCCGCCTCGCCGGGCGGCTCCCACTCCCCACGGCCGCTGCCCAGCCTGCGGCTTGCGCGTTGGGCCAGAACTGCAAACCAGGCTCAAGGGCGCACCCGCGCGGCACGGCCTGCGCGCCGCGCCCCGAGCCGTTGAGTCTGAGCCGCGGAGCAGAGACCCAGCCGGGCTCGGGCTCGGGGCGCGACCCTACGGACGCCGCCGCCTGCGCAGCGCCCCTGCCCCGCGTGCTGCCCCGGACTGGGAGGGGAGACAAAGGCAGCGAGGTCGACCTGCGCGCCACGGGGCGCGCACGCAAAGAGGAGGGGTCTGATGGAGGGTGAGGGGCGCCCCTCTGGAGGAGGAACCGGGACCGGCGTGGCAGTGGCGGGTGAGGCTGCGAGCCACGCCGCCAAAGGCCGGCCGGGCCCCGGAAGGGCGCGCGGGGTTCTGGGTCGGGTCGGGTCCAGCCTGCGGCGCCATCAGCCGCCCTCCAGCTCCTCCCAACCGCACCCGCGTCTCCTCCAGACTGGATGTCCCTGAGGCAGAGCCGAGACCCCAAAGGGGGCCAGAGTGGAGGAGAGCCCACCGCCTTTCCCATGGACCCTGGGACCCGGAGGATGACGGTCAAGGTCGGAGCCACTGTCTTCAAGCTGTCCT from Odocoileus virginianus isolate 20LAN1187 ecotype Illinois chromosome 33, Ovbor_1.2, whole genome shotgun sequence harbors:
- the LOC139032770 gene encoding collagen alpha-1(I) chain-like, with product MPPATQPVRSRTRGAALPPGLSLLAPRGLLVGARQASAALSTARGAAHPAARPARVPTPPGPAPQRRWAQKVSQDLRSGRQGSGLCGGAGRVQAPHRGRSPSQLRRERTPELRAQGIAGGAEGKHEVPATDALSAPPPPRRRPPLRATTSPPSLSSVAPPPSSRAWPPASPERVRGGRGGGSSLAEAGRPLERGAEALEGGGVPEFPAGAGPEARPGDKEPQAAWGLDAADGEKKQATLQGGPPGRRLFPEREAVATPQNPLGSFAGPLYSPQSSRPLAATTARPPPLRWGGGDGPASVGREGIPAQRRQSGPGTPRPASGEGSVEDGASIAPVWAATGHTVQFGKKVGGDTQRPDSQEGGTSRGRGGKSGRVGRLRAARRGPATPRPRLPAERLGAEAPGDRLEPGPSRESGRGRRNQETRKVSGSPRRLLARGVQSPGPSGRGVGEGSLSGRCPATANFGCDRLGTRERGGEDRRKQRSITKPHWRETRPRGGELLALQPREKGPPNRCPAQPPPPPSPSYLLSVVGPGLEAPSQESAARAPRSLERGGGGGGFPSFLQLFLRRPRWLQTALLPLAPCLPLPEPAGLGSACDGERSGAGGSRAAALTASSAGRARGGGGGDRARRARGRPDRRGSGGSGSGSSGSGAGAVVAAAAAPRL